The Plasmodium brasilianum strain Bolivian I chromosome 14, whole genome shotgun sequence genome contains a region encoding:
- a CDS encoding ACDC domain-containing protein, translating to MNCKYRHSTNLSIERYETLDLRRKKRNSEEYIINNKKKTPKNIGQNFDNKVAKCNKNNWNSNNYINVRHVRKNHLIKCSSPIKRIRAHIFSAKRSKEGKNIENTKNIKIIPLLSEKPNLCEKRYSTNHSEKVVTLNNNVNRELSDTDSRSNGNTNSNNNNNSNGNSNHNSNGSHNNDSMHIISNNAKYRLSCNSSIYLNVKSEKERSQLRSVKHANSIFADKVYEDFSNLRKTNGNIKNDESVNGPLNNNTKEKREYENKKGKNDNMKQMKMRKKEIKQDVNNMINLGTICRKNHPLTNEEDVSISESHSNTISSIDQNKNAYETYKVGHNVELVFNKKRCLIVDSPNDQSIENPKSCVKSKGKGFESVNCSSCTNNCVNSGAFGTPYRCIRSSYSDIRNISRNDNSNLMLSLEQNNNYNSNSSSRNSSSNRNSSSNRNSSSNRNSSSNRNSSSSSSGNDNNNSNNDTSLINREEKKDKELIHIESKECLEKNTYETFSKYNLRCDIYNIDFNELKNEEENNTLNSENLIENVRENSSFLHKPSISGKNENILSDVPINNEYKCYSVCGYKDSNSNKSDNSNISNSSDNSKNHKTRNVDTEERDIHSIGRAGSSMSKDDVEVGQCKVQDHVLHKKLNGILNQKLTDETVTESTNNTSCDFNESPFNTSSSKITKNLSNTYNDEENELTGLNEKSTLYKPSPNSAVNSLSLCTDSSSTMSDGYLFIDLNKKNSNTIEEEEKGNILSNAQKKKDYKCVNDMSNLAFTNSNESSVSNGLAVNNISQVSQTSSVSGDHTKEVNSVTISSCVSYDNNKDVSNVTISSSVSSEHNKELISGNNGDSKKSVSSSDISNNKRKSSCRNSSSGCGSEPSSVQGESSDITCIRGEIFPNRANIKEKDMLQKKTNLKRTSDCNLDYNFKKKMRIEEYSFINLSVYKNNPSDIYKNNSYNTYILKSIHNSYIQNKLNDKNIKVHSVRPLGEPSSNTFPENTIFTNNEDKYNFDKERSKYREYDEGRKGSLTSNINNEIDDKMKGTKIIMQEYRQKNDMNINSSESANGDSNGYVSGSPNDYPNNEWSDYACNYPSDCMNDKLNKIEHNKFSKVMSKTVTCRNNVIKETAFKGISKNAQNLSNEQINYVNFLRDNKFNNFDLNLCDIISLLENEKIEDLYSEEELKRIIIPIHGIYFDTNRKSWVCKYDDIVINEVPNGRTKLFSTRINSYHKSRQLALQLKYNDLKKNCTIFSNLNVEEKIFFMSVKSFTTNISKEKAGKEQKRCTNSIVNKELEQRKWVTEKEIDKECLEHCIVQGKQERQKKMKASIALHKDNLKEIELTKNKVEIKEYSSNDIVENHNFLDTTTNDTSNTNEDVNLNETLKILNKEVSLDLCSSLPYNCVSVSLSSNNQIKNDRNDNNNDYSTGISNNTSSAITTQNEMYISVNKYIKGNIKKENNADDKKYKQCEINFKTQTFLHKTLGITFSNDIIKRMKNLQKENIFYEKEKERWVIKIIDKRSNMLLYLKEFDCKVFGFVYACILTIEHKHLYVDYFLNEKNYDFLMKLIQNSSLKIKKYTNTMFHSPGLNNNSYCNEYNKNFFNDIFQERETIKTKGVHKQNNQGPNEYTSFSSFEKDITLRKMHQKVNRIENNYVKKNLEKGSSKLHNNTTLNNHSDLLYSYENTKSKIMNEEEIPVPKKNRLKNIFQTLNIQVANRSNVVSSSYLENKMNDNFPKILDKNNQCTEGRYNFENDLIGIKVENFRNGDTEKESSHPSKKGQQIVDKPQKKKCGKVETNTLNNEKEGKESYNPYTNRNNKTLVRKGDGYSINNIVNGNNNNDYNDNIVNYNNNNNDNDNNNDNNNNDNDNNNNNDNDNNNDNNNNDNDNKNDNKNDNNNDNNNSDKNNNNNNSDNNNNNNNNNNGDNNNNGNNNNNNNGDNNNNSNHPYEDVNCDGSTNKVYTFRRKDNSENCHIQINDINEIDDKKRRRKKTKMDPLFLKRSKNLKDSLLSNAKDTSLSSYLLAQEETNNLHKLDSYVDTLNNNSDVTSLAKQTILLLLKDILNCIPFQMAPSVISRKIYDQKINAHVKFVYQSKSLMDLMPYFFIFKNVIKQKTLPSDQSLYICNVLLYALFEA from the coding sequence ATGAATTGCAAGTATCGCCACTCTACGAATTTGTCAATTGAAAGATATGAAACATTAGATTTacgaaggaaaaaaagaaacagtgaggaatacataataaacaataagaaaaaaacacCAAAAAATATAGGACAAAACTTTGATAACAAAGTTGCTAAGTGCAACAAAAACAATTGGAATAGCAACAATTACATAAACGTTAGACACGTTAgaaaaaatcatttaattAAGTGCTCTTCACCTATTAAACGAATTAGAGCTCACATTTTTTCTGCGAAAAGAAGTAAAGAAGGGAAAAACATagaaaacacaaaaaatataaaaattattccgTTATTATCAGAAAAACCAAATTTATGCGAGAAAAGATATTCTACAAACCACTCGGAAAAAGTGGTGACgcttaataataatgtaaatagaGAACTAAGTGATACTGATAGTAGAAGCAATGGTAATACTAACagcaacaataataataacagtaatggCAACAGTAACCACAATAGCAATGGTTCACACAACAATGACAGCATGCATATAATTAGCAACAACGCTAAATATCGGCTTAGTTGCAATAGcagcatatatttaaatgttaaaAGCGAAAAAGAGAGGAGTCAACTAAGAAGTGTTAAACATGCTAATTCTATTTTTGCAGATAAAGTGTATGAGGATTTCTCTAATTTGAGAAAAACAAATGGTAACATAAAGAATGACGAAAGTGTGAATGGTCCtttgaataataatacaaaggAGAAAAgggaatatgaaaataaaaagggaaaaaatgaCAATATGAAACAGATGAAAATGAGGAAGAAGGAGATAAAACAGGACGTtaataatatgataaatttaGGTACCATATGTCGCAAAAATCATCCTTTAACAAACGAAGAAGATGTTTCTATATCTGAATCACATAGTAACACCATTTCAAGTATCGATCAGAACAAAAATGCTTATGAAACATATAAGGTAGGGCATAATGTTGAACTCGTatttaataagaaaagaTGTCTAATTGTAGATTCACCCAATGACCAAAGTATAGAGAATCCAAAAAGTTGTGTGAAAAGCAAAGGTAAAGGCTTTGAAAGTGTAAATTGCAGTAGCTGCACTAATAATTGTGTTAACTCAGGTGCCTTTGGCACGCCATACAGGTGTATTCGTAGTAGTTATAGTGACATTAGAAATATTAGTCGAAATGATAATTCAAATTTGATGTTATCATTAgagcaaaataataattataacagtaatagtagtagtaggaATAGTAGCAGTAATAggaatagtagtagtaataggaatagtagtagtaataggaatagtagtagtaataggaatagtagtagtagtagtagtggtaatgataataataatagtaataatgacACATCTCTAATAAacagagaagaaaaaaaagataaagaatTAATACACATAGAGAGCAAAGAATGTTTGGAGAAGAACACATATGAAAcgttttcaaaatataatttaagatgtgatatatataatattgatTTTAACGAACTAAagaatgaagaagaaaacaaTACTCTCAATTCAGAAAATTTAATTGAGAACGTAAGGGAAAATAGTAGCTTTTTACATAAACCATCTATCAGCGGCaagaatgaaaatatattatcagaCGTACCCATAAATAATGAGTATAAATGTTATAGTGTTTGTGGGTATAAGGACAGCAATTCGAATAAATCAGATAATTCGAATATTTCTAATTCTTCTGATAATTCTAAAAATCATAAAACTAGAAATGTAGATACGGAAGAAAGGGATATTCATTCCATTGGACGTGCAGGAAGCAGCATGTCTAAGGATGACGTGGAAGTTGGTCAATGTAAAGTCCAAGATCAcgttttacataaaaaattaaatggaaTATTAAATCAAAAATTAACGGATGAAACAGTAACGGAAAGCACTAATAACACTTCCTGTGATTTCAATGAAAGCCCGTTTAACACGAGTTCATCAAAAATCACcaaaaatttaagtaataCCTACAAtgatgaagaaaatgaattaactggattaaatgaaaaatctaCCTTATATAAACCTTCTCCAAATAGTGCTGTAAATAGTTTAAGCTTGTGTACAGACTCTTCTTCTACCATGTCTGATggctatttatttattgatttaaataagaaaaattctAATACTATAGAAGAGGAGGAAAAGGGAAATATACTATCAAATgcacagaaaaaaaaggattataAATGTGTAAATGACATGAGTAATTTAGCTTTCACTAATAGTAATGAAAGTAGTGTTAGCAATGGCCTTGCCGTCAATAATATCAGTCAAGTTAGCCAAACTAGCAGTGTCAGCGGTGATCATACCAAAGAAGTAAATAGTGTCACTATCAGTAGTTGCGTCAGTTATGATAATAACAAAGATGTAAGTAATGTCACCATCAGTAGCAGCGTTAGCAGTGAACATAACAAGGAGTTAATTAGTGGTAATAATGGCGACTCTAAAAAAAGCGTTAGTAGTAGTGATATCAGTAATAACAAAAGAAAGAGTAGCTGCAGAAACAGTAGCAGTGGATGCGGTAGTGAACCTTCATCTGTACAAGGAGAAAGCAGTGATATCACTTGTATAAGGGGGGAAATTTTTCCCAATCGAGCAAATATAAAGGAGAAGGATATGTTACAAAAAAAGACGAATTTAAAAAGAACTTCAGATTGTAACTTggattataattttaaaaagaaaatgagaATAGAAGAATACTCCTTTATTAACTTGAGCGTATACAAAAATAACCCCTcagatatatacaaaaataatagttacaatacatatatattaaaaagtatccataattcttatatacaaaataaattaaatgataagAATATCAAAGTACATAGCGTGAGGCCTCTCGGTGAACCCTCATCTAATACATTTCCTGAAAATaccatttttacaaataatgaAGACAAATATAACTTCGATAAAGAAAGAAGCAAATATAGAGAATATGATGAAGGGAGAAAAGGGAGTTTAACTAGTAACATAAACAACGAAATAGATGATAAAATGAAAGggacaaaaattattatgcaGGAGTATAgacaaaaaaatgatatgaaCATTAATTCAAGTGAAAGTGCAAATGGTGACTCTAATGGCTATGTGAGTGGCAGTCCAAATGATTATCCTAATAACGAATGGAGTGACTATGCATGTAACTATCCGAGTGACTGTATGAATGACAAGTTAAACAAAATTGAACATAACAAATTCTCCAAAGTGATGAGTAAAACTGTTACATGCAGGAATAATGTCATTAAAGAAACAGCTTTCAAAGGAATCTCCAAAAATGCTCAAAATTTGTCTAATGAACAGATAAATTATGTGAACTTTTTAAGAGACAACAAATTTAACAATTTTGATTTGAATTTGTGTGATATAATAAGCTTattagaaaatgaaaaaattgaagatcTATATTCAGAAGAAGAATTGAAACGTATAATAATTCCCATACAtggtatatattttgatacTAACAGAAAAAGTTGGGTATGCAAATATGACGATATTGTAATAAATGAAGTACCAAATGGGagaacaaaattattttccaCAAGAATTAATTCTTATCATAAGTCAAGACAATTAGCTCTACAACTAAAATACAATGACCTAAAGAAGAACTGTACTATTTTTAGCAATTTAAatgtagaagaaaaaatcttttttatgTCAGTTAAATCGTTTACGACAAATATAAGTAAAGAAAAAGCAGGAAAGGAACAAAAACGATGCACAAATTCGATTGTAAATAAAGAACTAGAACAAAGGAAATGGGTGACAGAAAAGGAAATAGACAAGGAATGTTTAGAGCATTGTATCGTTCAAGGAAAACAGGAGCGACAGAAGAAGATGAAAGCTTCTATAGCCTTACATAaggataatttaaaagaaatagaacttacaaaaaataaggtAGAGATAAAAGAATATTCTTCTAACGACATAGTTGAAAATCATAATTTTCTTGACACAACAACAAATGATACTTCTAACACAAATGAAGATGTAAATTTGAACGAAACTTTAAAGATATTAAACAAAGAAGTGTCCCTTGATTTGTGCTCATCTTTACCATATAACTGCGTTAGTGTAAGCCTTTCTAGTAACaaccaaataaaaaatgatagaaacgataataataatgattaCAGCACAGGAATTAGTAACAACACAAGTAGTGCCATAACTACTCAAAATGAGATGTACATTtcagtaaataaatatataaaaggaaacattaagaaagaaaataatgCAGATGATAAGAAGTACAAACAATgtgaaattaattttaaaacacaAACATTTCTACATAAAACACTAGGTATAACTTTTtcaaatgatataataaaaagaatgaaaaatttacagaaggaaaacatattttacgaaaaagaaaaagaaagatgggttattaaaataattgacAAAAGGAGcaatatgttattatatctCAAAGAATTTGATTGTAAGGTGTTTGGTTTTGTGTATGCCTGTATTTTAACCATAGAGCATAAACATTTGTATGTagactattttttaaatgaaaaaaactatgactttttaatgaaattaattcaaaatagctccttaaaaataaagaaatatacaaACACGATGTTTCATTCACCTGgtttaaataataacagtTATTGTAACGAATATAATAAGAACTTCTTTAATGACATTTTTCAGGAAAGAGaaacaataaaaacaaaaggtgtacataaacaaaataatcaAGGACCAAATGAGTATACCAGTTTTTCCTCTtttgaaaaagatataacGTTAAGGAAGATGCACCAAAAGGTAAATCgaatagaaaataattatgtgaAAAAGAATTTAGAAAAAGGAAGTTCAAAATTGCATAATAATACTACATTAAATAATCATTCCGATTTATTGTATAGCTATGAAAATACAAAGAGTAAGATAATGAACGAAGAGGAAATCCCTGTGCCCAAAAAGAACcgtttgaaaaatatatttcaaacaTTGAACATTCAAGTTGCCAACAGATCAAATGTTGTTTCTTCCtcatatttagaaaataaaatgaatgataATTTTCCCAAAATTTTAGATAAGAATAACCAATGTACAGAAGGAAGATACAATTTTGAAAACGATTTAATTGGTATAAAAGTTGAAAATTTCCGAAATGGAGATacagaaaaagaaagttCCCACCCCTCAAAAAAGGGGCAGCAGATAGTAGACAAACCTCAAAAAAAGAAGTGTGGTAAAGTGGAAAcaaatacattaaataaCGAAAAGGAGGGAAAGGAAAGCTACAATCCATACacaaatagaaataataaaacgttAGTGAGAAAAGGAGACGGGTATAGCATTAACAATATTgttaatggtaataataacaatgattataatgataatattgttaactataataataataataatgataatgataacaataatgataataataataatgataatgataataataataataatgataatgataacaataatgataataataataatgataatgataataaaaatgataataaaaatgataataataatgataataataatagtgataaaaataataataataataatagtgataataataataataataataataataataatggtgataataataataatggtaataataataataataataatggtgataataataataatagtaatcaTCCATACGAAGACGTCAACTGCGATGGCAGTACTAACAAAGTGTACACCTTCCGTAGAAAAGATAATAGCGAAAATTGCCATATCCAAATAAATGACATTAATGAAATCGATGATAAGAAGAGGAGGAggaagaaaacaaaaatggaCCCTTTGTTTCTTAAAAGAtcgaaaaatttaaaagattcattattatcaaaTGCAAAAGATACCAGTTTGTCCTCATATTTATTAGCACAAGAAGAGACAAATAATTTGCACAAGTTAGATTCTTATGTAGACACATTAAACAATAACAGTGATGTAACATCATTAGCCAAGCAAACAATTCTTTTGCTGCTAAAAGATATTCTAAATTGTATTCCTTTTCAAATGGCTCCATCTGTAATatcaagaaaaatatatgatcaGAAAATTAATGCTCATGTGAAATTTGTATACCAGTCAAAGAGTCTTATGGACCTAATGCcctacttttttatatttaaaaatgttattaaacAGAAAACTCTTCCTAGCGACCAATCattgtatatatgcaatGTTTTGTTGTATGCCTTGTTTGAGGcatga